The following proteins come from a genomic window of Diorhabda carinulata isolate Delta chromosome X, icDioCari1.1, whole genome shotgun sequence:
- the LOC130902286 gene encoding uncharacterized protein LOC130902286 — MKNLIFFVAFICQLVCGAKYQYPNYLKAFICKKSDPDYNRCLLEEFKKITPYYVKGVPELGVESIDPYVVPFYSINATVMGLGQFKVDFKDGVVKGLGDIIFHSVKADLEANSIEISATLPRLDIDTKLNVAGKLFSNPINVPLHFNGNITDVQVLFRSNAEKVKKNGKEFFQISKIATKVSIGDGNIRLDTPNKNAEEMVKSIESVFNENPRDAFNMMSPVVLEYAQDFMKKIFNQWISTLSVSEWLPESKCYTVVYENGKKLSSASKIMNTLTVLFSLSSLLFQLTFGKSLQLPDYLQKYSCVKSDPDYEKCILEGFLATKPFFLEGIPELNVPSMDPYKVDAFAVNSSVENLIKIDAVCRNAVVTGLSTTIIDYLKADPIKHYGEIKLTIPWMYAEMDYDVKGQLLVIPLESRGHFQGNFTDTKAQIKGSLKMYTKDGVDYFKVNKLALKVRIGDGYVKLTSKDKELQYAADLISNFFNENPRQVLDAINPLFIQYAEVYARKEMDRILATVPASAWLPE; from the exons CGAATTATCTAAAAGCCTTTATATGTAAGAAATCAGATCCGGATTACAACAGATGTTTATTGgaagaattcaaaaaaattactcCCTATTACGTAAAGGGTGTGCCAGAATTAGGGGTGGAATCGATTGATCCGTACGTCGTACCTTTTTATTCGATAAACGCAACTGTCATGGGATTGGGACAGTTCAAAGTTGATTTTAAAGATGGGGTAGTCAAAGGATTGGGAGATATAATTTTCCATAGTGTAAA AGCGGATCTTGAAGCTAATTCAATAGAAATTAGTGCCACTCTTCCTCGATTAGATATCGACACGAAGCTCAATGTAGCTGGGAAGTTATTCAGTAATCCTATCAACGTTCCGTTACATTTCAACGGAAATATAA cCGATGTGCAGGTGCTATTCAGAAGCAATgcagaaaaagtgaaaaaaaatggcaaagagtttttccaaatttctaaaATTGCTACGAAAGTGTCCATAGGTGACGGTAACATCAGATTGGATACACCGAATAAGAATGCCGAAGAAATGG tgaaaTCTATTGAAAGTGTTTTTAACGAAAATCCTAGAGATGCCTTTAACATGATGTCCCCAGTTGTATTGGAATACGCAcaagattttatgaaaaaaattttcaaccaatGGATAAGTACACTTTCCGTTTCCGAATGGCTTCCTGAATCAAAAT gcTATACGGTTGTTTATGAAAACGGAAAGAAGTTGAGTAGTGcatcgaaaataatgaatactTTGACGGTGTTATTTTCTTTAAGTTCCTTATTATTTCAGTTGACGTTTGGTAAAAGTTTACAATTAC cGGATTACCTCCAAAAATACAGCTGTGTAAAATCAGATCCGGATTACGAAAAATGTATTCTGGAAGGTTTTTTAGCTACCAAACCCTTCTTTTTGGAAGGTATACCTGAATTAAACGTACCCTCAATGGATCCTTACAAAGTAGATGCTTTCGCTGTGAATAGCAGTgtcgaaaatttgataaaaatagatGCTGTTTGTCGTAACGCCGTGGTGACAGGCCTCAGTACaactattattgattatttgaa agCTGATCCAATAAAACACTATGGCGAAATAAAATTGACAATACCGTGGATGTACGCCGAAATGGATTACGATGTAAAAGGACAACTGCTTGTTATTCCTTTGGAAAGCAGAGGACACTTTCAAGGAAATTTCA CTGATACTAAAGCACAAATCAAAGGTAGTTTGAAGATGTACACTAAAGACGGAGTTGATTATTTCAAGGTCAACAAGTTGGCGTTGAAAGTGAGAATTGGTGATGGATACGTTAAACTTACGTCCAAAGACAAAGAGCTTCAATACGCAG CCGATCTTATATCGAATTTCTTCAACGAAAATCCTCGACAAGTTTTGGACGCTATCAATCCTTTGTTCATCCAATACGCAGAGGTGTACGCCAGGAAAGAAATGGATCGTATTTTGGCGACGGTACCCGCATCAGCTTGGTTGCCAGAATAA